A stretch of Lactuca sativa cultivar Salinas chromosome 6, Lsat_Salinas_v11, whole genome shotgun sequence DNA encodes these proteins:
- the LOC122194426 gene encoding uncharacterized protein LOC122194426 has protein sequence MNEHPARRRRRPPPRIVVLRTTTDILKQTTSIFFNPNNLQMLLLLSLLVLSVRVNVETTTHSLTSFIDNDPSIKPLIYRIHGPPNSTSPTSNITTRRRRFPQLTRVRTRTLDDDSFPGDYEFDHRCFGSSLPNSQLNATSFILDSFDPQLGFSDSVSDNGIRASEIVRSTAKMTFTLIEIIEKEENDVIHRSNNSAPLNETAESESEFQFFLKRFGLEHHDFTALLFLIGALSASYWFMILGFVATYTIVHGVIFLMVLNDFCKSHNSFAINFSIGLFLGVKRLSPFILMRWAIRDALTHLLGFCFFVSIKDQYSFLKIFLRYKFMPFSIMSPWVKGFEKEIYWFLKSWIILDLFMSYAFAVLAWIVMAGSRRSWREIVKEGYHLLSLRLQPAVDLMFFEVVVCGRYVRWVISQHFGVFFAVAFQSFMEVYFMVAWMMYYLSVKSIHANSSGQPFGKQELEAMLEDVK, from the coding sequence ATGAACGAGCATCCTGCACGGCGGCGGCGGCGGCCGCCGCCGCGCATAGTCGTCCTCCGGACTACCACTGATATCCTCAAGCAAACCACCTCCATCTTCTTCAACCCCAACAACCTCCAGATGCTTCTCCTTCTTTCCCTCTTGGTGCTTTCTGTACGCGTTAACGTTGAAACGACTACTCATTCCCTCACTTCCTTCATCGATAACGACCCTTCCATAAAACCCCTCATCTATCGAATTCACGGCCCTCCCAATTCTACCTCTCCTACCTCCAACATCACCACCAGACGCCGCCGCTTCCCCCAGCTCACCCGCGTCAGGACTAGGACTCTAGACGATGATTCCTTCCCGGGAGACTACGAGTTCGATCATCGATGTTTTGGCAGCAGTCTCCCAAATTCCCAATTAAATGCCACTTCATTCATACTTGACTCCTTCGATCCCCAATTGGGATTCTCCGATTCCGTATCCGATAATGGAATTAGGGCATCTGAAATTGTGCGTTCTACTGCTAAGATGACTTTCACATTAATCGAGATCATAGAGAAAGAAGAAAACGACGTCATCCATAGAAGCAACAATTCTGCACCATTGAACGAAACGGCTGAAAGTGAATCTGAATTCCAGTTCTTCTTGAAGAGGTTTGGCCTCGAACACCATGATTTTACTGCATTGTTGTTTCTCATTGGTGCTCTCTCTGCTTCCTATTGGTTTATGATTCTTGGATTCGTTGCTACTTATACTATAGTTCATGGAGTTATATTCCTAATGGTACTGAATGATTTCTGTAAGAGCCACAACTCATTCGCCATTAATTTCTCAATTGGTTTGTTTTTGGGTGTGAAAAGATTATCTCCCTTCATTCTCATGAGATGGGCAATCAGGGATGCTCTCACTCATCTATTGGGCTTCTGTTTCTTCGTATCAATCAAAGATCAATATTCCTTCTTAAAGATCTTCCTTAGGTACAAGTTCATGCCATTTTCAATCATGTCCCCTTGGGTTAAAGGTTTCGAGAAGGAGATTTACTGGTTCCTAAAATCATGGATCATATTAGACTTGTTCATGTCTTATGCGTTTGCTGTTCTAGCTTGGATAGTTATGGCGGGTTCAAGAAGAAGCTGGAGAGAAATTGTGAAAGAAGGTTATCATTTACTGTCATTAAGGCTTCAACCTGCTGTTGATCTTATGTTTTTTGAAGTTGTAGTTTGTGGGAGATATGTTAGATGGGTGATTTCACAACATTTTGGGGTGTTCTTTGCTGTAGCTTTCCAGTCTTTCATGGAGGTTTATTTCATGGTTGCATGGATGATGTATTACTTGTCTGTGAAGTCCATTCATGCTAATTCTAGTGGTCAACCTTTTGGTAAACAAGAGCTTGAAGCCATGCTTGAAGATGTTAAATGA
- the LOC111894102 gene encoding pentatricopeptide repeat-containing protein At3g42630, translating to MFHPSPPSCSSSHRSSTAIVSTTSVVSPISVLSVPHPIEAKLIGSRTFSSHKNSHGRSSAQKDNHKNCASIIPSLTRKGTHVHKLQSEDISTMTTLMLYNANNGFFTQADSIWNEIINSCYNLDIHTVLGLIDAYIERRLFDEVIQIIHQISLRHPQLQHQVYAHTISCFGKIGELEVMENTLKDMVSKGFLVDSVMGNAYIMYYSRFGSIPMMENAYKRLKSSRLLVEKDGIRAISLAYIRDKKFHSLGSFLRDVGLGRRNAGNLLWNLLLLSYAANFKMKSLQREFLNMLEAGFEPDLTTFNIRAVAFSKMSLFWDLHLSLEHMKHNGIFPDLVTYGCVVDAYLDRRLGKNLDFALRKMNVNDSGVVLTDDLVFEVLGKGDFHSSSEPLLEFNRGKKRWSYKELIATYVKKKYRSNQIFWNY from the exons ATGTTCCATCCATCACCACCATCATGTTCAAGCAGTCACCGGTCCTCCACCGCAATCGTTTCCACAACATCTGTCGTCTCAC CTATCTCGGTTCTTTCTGTACCTCATCCTATTGAAGCCAAATTGATTGGTTCGAGGACATTCTCCAGCCATAAGAACTCACATGGTAGAAGTTCAGCTCAAAAG GATAATCATAAAAACTGTGCTTCTATTATTCCAAGTTTAACCAGAAAGGGAACACATGTCCATAAATTGCAATCTGAAGACATTTCTACCATGACAACTTTGATGTTATACAATGCAAATAATGGATTTTTCACACAGGCAGATTCCATATGGAATGAAATTATAAACAGTTGTTATAATCTTGATATTCACACAGTTTTGGGCCTAATTGATGCTTACATTGAACGGAGGCTTTTTGATGAAGTAATCCAAATTATACATCAAATTAGTCTCAGGCATCCTCAATTACAACACCAAGTTTATGCACACACCATATCTTGTTTTGGTAAGATAGGAGAGCTTGAAGTAATGGAGAATACATTAAAAGATATGGTCTCAAAGGGATTTCTTGTTGATTCTGTTATGGGTAATGCTTATATCATGTATTATAGTCGTTTTGGTTCAATACCCATGATGGAAAATGCTTACAAACGTCTAAAAAGCTCAAGACTTTTGGTTGAAAAAGATGGGATTAGGGCAATTTCTCTTGCTTATATAAGGGACAAAAAGTTTCATAGTTTAGGTAGCTTTTTAAGGGATGTGGGTCTTGGTAGGAGAAATGCAGGAAATCTTCTTTGGAACTTATTGTTATTGTCATATGCTGCAAATTTTAAAATGAAGAGTTTACAAAGAGAGTTTTTAAATATGTTGGAAGCTGGATTTGAACCTGATTTGACCACTTTTAATATTCGAGCTGTGGCTTTCTCAAAGATGTCTTTGTTTTGGGATTTGCATTTGAGCCTTGAACATATGAAACATAATGGAATTTTCCCGGATCTTGTGACTTATGGTTGTGTTGTTGATGCGTATTTGGATAGGAGATTAGGGAAAAATTTGGACTTTGCTTTGAGGAAAATGAATGTGAATGATTCGGGTGTTGTGTTAACGGATGATCTTGTGTTTGAGGTGTTGGGGAAAGGTGATTTTCACTCTAGTTCGGAGCCACTTTTGGAGTTTAACAGAGGGAAGAAGAGGTGGAGTTATAAGGAATTGATTGCAACTTATGTTAAGAAAAAATATCGGAGtaatcaaatcttttggaattACTAA